In Zygosaccharomyces rouxii strain CBS732 chromosome E complete sequence, the DNA window CTATACACGCAGTCCAATGTGGTTAAAAgttaaattctttacaaacATACGTATGTATGCATAATATATAGATATTTGAGTAAATGTTATATACTAGATGTTATATATCTTATAACGAAGAGGTCTATCAGCACCCTCAAATAGTAGTATTTGACACTGAAATCGATTGAATCATTTTGGTGGTTGTTgcttcattttcttttgcTTAGCAGCAACGTAGACAATACCAGAAAGGAAACCGATAAAGATTGATAGGATGGATAAGAAGTTCTTTGGAGCATCGAAAAACAGTAAACCTGATAATGCAATAGGTAATTTGTTCAAAGCACCAACCATAGAATAcgttgttgaagaagtGACACGAACACACCAACCTGAACAGTAAGAAATACCGACGGAAGCGGCACCAGAAATGACAAGAGCTGTCATTGATTCGTTGGAGAAGTTGACGCGCAAATTAGCGGATGACCAGTCTTCAAATAGAAATGATGcaatcaaaagaattggcatTGCCAATGCATTGTTGTAAAACATCGTATCGAAATCCTTAAAGTTAGTCAACTTGATTCTCTTTCTCATAATCAAAACGAAAAGAGCTGAAGACACACAGTTGAATAACATCCATACGTAACCGACATTCAATGAAGATGCAGCTCCAGGTAAGGCATTGGCAGCAGCATTAGCTAAACCAGCAGTACCCAGACTACCACCAGAGCCAGCACCATTAACACCACCAGCATTCTTTTGAGCTAGTGCTAATGCTTCAGCTTGAGCCTTTGCTGCAACATCTTGACGATCACCCAGAGTTGCAACAACAGATGAGAAAACCATCAATAGGAAAGATGATAATTCCATGGAAGTAACTGATCCACCAAAGAATAAAACTTCACCGTAAGCAATTAGGATAATAgtcaaattcttgaaaatgGTATAGATAGGAACAGGTAATAGGTTCAAAGCTTTAGAAGAAGTGTAGATCATTAAAACCAGCAAAAATGAAATAGgcatccaattcttgatatCAGTTTTGTTCAAAGGACGGAATTTGGCGTACCCTAGACCCTTCAATACCACTAGCACTAGAGTACAAACCAAACATTGAACCACCAACATGACAAAGAACATGTTGAAATCATCCTTGTTAACAACAAACTTGTTGGTGACTGTCATTAGAATAGAGGAACAACAATAGgcaagaattgaaattggccCATTGTTTGTGATCCTAGCGAGAGCATGCTCGTTACCAACTTTCAACTCAGACATTTCGACAGTGCAGATACAAAGAACGTCAAATCAAACAGTCCAATATGTCTCGTACCTCTCTCGATATGACTACAGAGTGAATTGTTAAAGTTTAAACACTGATAATTCCTTGTATTTATTGTTGATACTTTTTCTTCCGGGTTTGGCGAAGGAAGGGTAagttgaaaattttgatacCAGAAATGGCGTACTGCAAGAACGAAAATATACTACTATAAGATCAATGATACGTATCTCTATAGGATTTTGGTGGTTCAGATCCAATGAACTGGTCGATTTGATCAGACCTCTCGTAGTTGGAGGCAGTAATCAATTATATAGGCTTCATCGGTTGTAAGTAGTGCTCAATCCTGTAGTTCTGGCTGGACGCATAGGAAGGAGTTCTTGATGAACGATAAATGCAAGTACCCTGCAAGGTGTTGCTGTGAGGCAACCGAGAAAATCTAGGGTCTTGTTGACTCGAACATGCCAAAAATATGCCATATACTAAGCGTAATACCAGCGGGTAGTAGTGCTTGGTGGTAGTGATAACAGTATAGTATTAAAGTATACAGTTCGTATGGAGTGACTCCGTGGCTCCTCCAAATAAAAGGCGGCAGATTTGCCGCCCTTGTCCTCTACTGTTTACTACAAGATGCAATTAGCAGACATGTAAGGAAAATGGTGAATGAATCGAGTTCCGGTATATGGGAAACA includes these proteins:
- a CDS encoding GDP-mannose transporter (similar to uniprot|P40107 Saccharomyces cerevisiae YGL225W VRG4 May regulate Golgi function and glycosylation in Golgi Golgi GDP-mannose transporter), whose product is MSELKVGNEHALARITNNGPISILAYCCSSILMTVTNKFVVNKDDFNMFFVMLVVQCLVCTLVLVVLKGLGYAKFRPLNKTDIKNWMPISFLLVLMIYTSSKALNLLPVPIYTIFKNLTIILIAYGEVLFFGGSVTSMELSSFLLMVFSSVVATLGDRQDVAAKAQAEALALAQKNAGGVNGAGSGGSLGTAGLANAAANALPGAASSLNVGYVWMLFNCVSSALFVLIMRKRIKLTNFKDFDTMFYNNALAMPILLIASFLFEDWSSANLRVNFSNESMTALVISGAASVGISYCSGWCVRVTSSTTYSMVGALNKLPIALSGLLFFDAPKNFLSILSIFIGFLSGIVYVAAKQKKMKQQPPK